From Coregonus clupeaformis isolate EN_2021a chromosome 2, ASM2061545v1, whole genome shotgun sequence:
ctctctcactctctctgtcctctccactctctctctctctctctctctgtcctctccactctctcgctctctctctgtcctctccactctctctcactctctctgtcctctccactctctctcactctctctgtcctctccactctctctcactctctctgtcctctccactctctctcactctctctgtcctctccactctctctcactctctctgtcctctccactctctcactctctctgtcctctccactctctcactctctctgtcctctccactctctctctctctgtcctctccactctctctcgctctctctgtcctctccactctctctcgctctctctgtcctctccactctctctcgctctctctgtcctctccactctctctctctctctctctctctctctgtcctctccactctctctcactctctctgtcctctccactcgctctctctctctctgtcctctccactctctctcgctctctctgtcctctccactctctctcgctctctctgtcctctccactctctctcgctctctctgtcctctccactctctctcgctctctgtcctcgccactctctctcgctctctctgtcctctccactctctctcgctctctctgtcctctccactctctctcgctctctctgtcctctccactctctctcgctctctctgtcctctccactctctctcgctcactctgtcctctccactctctctcgctcactctgtcctctccactctctctcgctctctctgtcctctccactctctctcgctctcgctgtcctctccactctctctcgctctctctgtcctctccactctctctcgctctctctgtcctctccactctctctcactctctctgtcctctccactctctctcactctctctgtcctctccaatcgctctctctctcgctccactctctctctcatacatgaTTCTGtcacttgctctctctttctctctctttttctctttctctctttctccatcaccCTCCCAGAGGCAGCCATGGCCTGTCTAGCGGTGGACCCTGCCATCCTGCTGCTGATCGTGGGGGTGCTCATGTTCTTCATCACCTTCTGTGGCTGTGTGGGCTCACTCCGAGAGAACATCTGCCTCCTACAAACGGTCAGTGGTCTAGCCCACTTCTAACTCTTTTTAAAAGAGcatcctcaaatcaaatcaaattgtattggtcacatgcaccgaatacaacaggtgtagactttaccgttaaatgcttacttacgagcctattcccaacaatgcagacttTATGCCTACCTACTTTGAAGTAATCAGTGATCTGTTAAGGTTTGGTGGGTGAAAGCAATAAGATAGAAATGGTGCTTTCAAATAGCCAAACGTACAAATCAGTGATCTTTACCTCAAGGAAGgcaggaaggaaggatgcattcAAAAAATATTGGAACTGGACCACTGCCAATTATGAGCTGTGCTGTGCTCTATCAATTAATAGCTTAGCATGAGATACTTTAGTCCTCCTCAGGTTATCTGCTGATGGGGGTTTTGACCCTTGAAAGATTACGAGGCTAATGCATTCTTATCCATAAGAATTGAGTGACATGCCCTCAGACTGAACAAATTATTaactcttcctttctctctctctttttctctctctctctctctctctctctctctctctctctttatttctttcCTCCAGTTCTGCATTTTTCTGACTATGATCTTTCTGCTGCAGCTAGCTGCAGGCATCCTGGGCTTCGTCTTCTCAGATAAGGTACTGTATCTCCACTAGGAAAGGATCGAATTATTGGGGTATCACTATGGGAATTATTGGGGTATCACTATGGGAATTATGGGGGTATCACTATGGGAATTCCTGCTATTGGTTGTATCATGCAGCATTTTATCCCCTAAAATAAACTGTAAATGTCGGTTCTCCCTAAGATTTTTACTCTGGGAACTCATTCCCATGCGTCCCGTCCCCTCCACCCCTGCCTCTAGCTAGGCCATTATACCTTGACCAGGTCCCAATTTACTGTCATTCACCAGTTCATGTTAAAGAAGTGCAACATCTCTCTGAGGTCAATTCAATAGATTGTTACTGTCCCCAAAGGGCAGTTCTTCTGCAGCATAAAATCTGCGCAATTGAAACTTACACACAGCATATATACAACAACAAGAGGAAGATAGGAATCATTAAAAGAGAAAGATTTGCCGTGAATATACAATATTTACAAGAGCAACCAATGGAATCCATGCTTTTGGATTAGACTTTCATCAATTGTGACTGTTGAATATGGTAGGCTTTCTAATGTCCTATTGGCTCAATTAGTGCTCATATCAGTTCATTCAAGTCATTACCGTAAGATAAGGGTCAAAAACATGATGATAACGATAAAAATGTAAATTTAGAAGAGGGAGTTTTTTTTTTGTCTGTCAGTGACTTGTGGCCAGAGATCGCCCTCTGCTGTTAGTTGCCTTCAACTTAACGTCACCGGTCGATTTTAAATAATCCAGCAGCGGGCTGTTGGTTTTCAGAGGAATGTACTACATGTATACTTTGAGTGTGAGCCTGCGACTGTGCGTgcttgcttgcgtgtgtgtgtttgcgcatgTGTGTGAAGAGATGGCTCAAAAGATAGAACGCAGCTCAAAGAAAGGCAGCACTGTTTTCTAACCATGGGGGTATTATTATATCAGGATTTACTCAGGATAAATAAATGTGTGTAATTCATTGGCCCCTGCTTGTGACTTTACAACATTGTCTTGCTCAGGGTACAATTGAGTGTATTAGTTGATTGACCAAACAAATTATTTAAAGCAAATGGCTGTCctctttttttctgtctcttctaaaGGCACGGAATAAAGTGAGTGAGATCATCAACAATGCCATCGTTCATTATAGGGATGACATTGACCTACAGAACCTCATCGATTTTGGTCAGAAAGAGGTGAGGAGTGGACCCCATATAACTGGAAAACAACACTTTCCCACTGTAATACTTGTTGTTCCCAAAATAATACACGTTGAACTCAAGAAGTTCTGTACAGAGATGGTAGTTTCACTACTGTTTATTCAGTATTAAAGGGGCTTTGTAAGATTTGGTCTAGGTTTTGAGATGACCCTCTATCAGCCTTCAACTTCCTGAAAACAACAGTTTAGTTCACTGTATTGGCCTTACTCACGAATGTGTCTCACAAGCGCTTGAGGTAAAAGACAACATCTACACACCACACTGACCTAACAACAAGTTGCACACAGATACAGACTGACAGCCGTTGACAACACAGGCTATACAGTCTGCCCATTACCAAGCTATACAGTCTGCCCATTACCAAGCTATACAGTCTGCCCATTACCAAGCTATACAGTCTGCCCATTACCAAGCTATACAGTCTGCCCATTACCAAGCTATACAGTCTGCCCATTACCAAGCTATACAGTCTGCCCATTACCAAGCTATACAGTCTGCCCATTACCAAGCTATACAGTCTGCCCATTACCAAGCTATACAGTCTGCCCATTACCAAGCTATACAGTCTGCCCATTACCAAGCTATACAGTCTGCCCATTACCAAGCTATACAATCTGCCCATTACCAAGCTATACAATCTGCCCATTACCAAGCTATACAGTCTGCCCATTACCAAGCTATACAATCTGCCCATTACCAAGCTATACAATCTGCCCATTACCAAGCTATACAATCTGCCCATTACCAAGCTATACAGTCTGCCCATTACCAAGCTATACAATCTGCCCATTACCAAGCTATACAGTCTGCAATTACCAAGGACGTGTTTGTCCTCGTCTCCTCAGTTCAGCTGTTGTGGAGGTGTTACCTACACCGACTGGTCTCAGAACATGTACTTCAACTGCACCACAGACAACCCCAGCCGAGAGCGCTGCTCTGTTCCCTTCTCCTGCTGCCTGCTGTCTAAAGatgaggtcaggggttagagatcgGGGCCTTGGGGTATTACAATCGTCTTGCCAACAACTTGTTACAGTGGTTAAATTATGACAGACTACAGTTAAGTGTGCTATTTTTATGTTCCACTTTATTGTCAAATGTGGTTTAGTTTCAACAGAGCACAAGGCACTTAAACTAGCCCTATTAAAATACTATATAGTTGTAAACCGTTATAAAGGAAAGTACATTTTGCACCGTTATGCGTGTGCACGCAAGAGTGTGCATGCTCATGTACGTGCTTGTGCATTCTCGTGCACGTGCATTGTAATTcaaatgcatctctctctctgcctctctctctctctgcctctctcactccctctctctcttcagttgGTCATTAACACAATGTGTGGTCAGGGGATGCAGGAGCTATCATTCCTGCGGGCTGGTGCCTTCATCCACACCAATGGCTGCATCGACAAGCTGGTTAACTGGATCCACAGCAACTTGTTCATGCTAGGGGGCATCGCCCTGGGTCTGGCCATCCCACAGGTAgacatcaccacacacacacacacaattgaatAGTCTATTCAGACCCACAATGAAACTAAGGAGAAatgagtcaacacacacacacacttgaatagTCCAttacagggttggggtcaatccGAATTGATGTCACTCAATTCCTTCAACTTAAAACATTTGAAATGAATAGCTTCTCcttttcagtttattgagaaATCATTGAAAGTAGATGCCGTTCTTTCAATTGTTGAATTGGAATTTCTGTTTACTTCTTGAATTGACTGACTTCAATTTGAATTGACCCTAGCCCTGGTCTATTTAGATTCACGTTGTAACTTTATGGGCAAATCATCTATACGTTTAGAGAGGGTCAGGAACCACATTAAGTTACTTCTCTAAAGTCACTTCTCTGCTCACTCGTTAGCTGGTGGGGATCCTCTTGTCTCAGATTCTGATCAACCAGATAAAGGACCAGATTGAGCTTCAGAACTACAACCTGCAGCACCGTACGGACCCTTGGCAGTGACCTGCTCATGATCAGGTCCTCCCCGATCAGACTGGACCAGGACTAGGTCACCAACCCCGGGGTCACCCAGGGGGTGTGGGAGTCTGGAATTCTACCCCCTTCTGCTGGATGGGGCTCAAGCTTACATGTGTCCAAAGGCCTCTTTTCATGGAGATGGTTTTCATTTTCAAGGCTGCTTGATACTTTCGATGGTGCAAGGACTGGCTTTGAGGCCAAAGATTCTGGTTGGATGATCCACCACCATTTGACAAGAGTCGAAAATGGCGAGGTTATCTGCTCTCTTTCTGCGTTCTTCATTCCTGTGTCAATGTGTGCTTGTTTCGTTTTAGCTCACCCAGTACCCCGGATGGGTAGAGTTTTCACTTTGTGACCAATGGAATGGTCAATGTTTAAACTCTGCCCACCCCGTGCCACAGGGGAGCTAAAAGGAACGCATCTAATCAGGAAGTACTCCAGCCAGACAGCAAATGGAGAACTCCTCTATTCACACCTATTCATCATTTGACTCATCTGAAATATGACACGATCTGTAATTTATTGAAAAGGGTAAAGCAGCTGACTTTTTAGTCCAAACACTGCAAAATAATGTAGACTCTGTCCAGGTACTTTAGGATTTTGTCTATCCGATTTACAACATTGATCTGTTATTGATATCCATCCAGTTATCCCCTACTACTCTCATAGGGTTGAGAACAAGACAACTATGTTGGCCCTTCTCAGATATGGAAGAGAACCCAAGTAATGTAATAAAGCTCATTAGCTAATGGTGTGTATGTTAAAGCTCCCAACTGTAGTGTGACATGCATGCTATAACAAGTTAgactcctcagttgtccagtgttggtaaTCGCGTGCCCACTAgagccacttcttcttgtttttagcttaTAGGAGTGAAActtggtgtggtcgtctgctgcaataggaccgacgagttgtgcgttcccgagatgccgttctgcacaccactgtagTACTGTGCTGATATTTGCTTGTTTGTGGcgcgcctgttagcttgcacgattatTGCCATTGtacttcgacctctctcatcaacgagctgttttcgcccacagaactgccactgactggatgttttttgtttgtcgcaccattctcgttAAACCTTAGACAAGCCCAGGAGACTGtctgtttctgagatactggaaccggcacaCCTGGCACCGActatcataccacgctcaaagtcacttaggtcactcgttttgcccattcgaactttcaatcgaacagtaactgaatgccttgatgcctgtctgccttctttatatagcaagccattggcaagtgactcactgtctgtaggagcgatccattttcgtgaacggggtggtgtacctaataaactggccactaagTGTATATTTCAAGCTAAATGGACTCTAAATACATTCCTTTCAATAAAGCATATCTTTTGGATATGATGCATTGTGGGTATCCATACAGACCAATAATGTAATTGTAGTTTCTTACTCACTGAGCTACTGATTTTATAATAAACAGTCTTAATTTCCGTAACGCCTTTTACACAAGCACTGGTGTTTAGATTGGCAAGCGCTGCAACACTGGAGTTCACACTAATGCTCTCCTCCATAACATAACCATGTTGGGCCGTTGCCTAGCCCTGTTGGCATTTCCCCTCACCGGGGTTGTGTTCATTTGATCACGCACGGAAAATTAAATTAAGcgcttcttattggacaagtcctgTTTTAGTCTGTTTTGtctctaatgaacacaacccggTTAGGTCCACTGGGAATACCAGTtgctttttccccctcatcatttGGGTCAATATACTGTGACTGGTCAAGTATTAGACTACTGGTTAGCACTTTATTTTACGGTACAGACGGGGGTGGAATTCATTGTAGGAACTGACCCATGTAAAATCCTATGAATTaacattaaaaatataaataatacatGTCAAAATGATATTCCCAATTCTCCTTAGGTACAGGGGGTATTTACTTTGAATGTATGTGGTAAATTGGTAATGACTCTTATGTAAACACAATAGCTTATGAATTCCTTATTTGTTTCTTTGGGAATCATCACAGCAAGTAGTTGGTTACCAATTGTGTTGAATTCATGTGATTAAGTACCAGAAACTACCCATTGACACCATTTATTAATGTCCTAATAAACACCAGGTAAATACCAGTGGAAACGGTGTTCTAAAATGAAGTACTACTGTATATTGAACAGTGTCTCATGACATTCTTTCCCAGTACTGTACTCCCAGATGGCATGTTGTGACCTGTCAGTGGGTGGGTGACGAGGACATAGGGATTGGGGTTGCGTGAGAGAAAACAACTCAAATGGATATAGGCATAAATGGCTACcgaactccaacctctccaaatGTGTCTATAAGCTCCAATAGGATCATTGTGACAACAGGTGGCACAGCTCCATGTTTTATCACTGCAGCAAGTATCAATTGAAAGCATGGCTGTATACGCTATCCACAAAGACTAAATGTGTGATCTATAGTCAATCAGTTTAACAAATGTATTTTGTTTTATTGTCTCATCAGCAGTTTCACTGATTTTACCAGCCAGTGTTACAATACCTAGCTAAAGTGTAATATGGTCTAGCTACTGCCCACAGTACGACATGTTTAAATAGAAATGCAGGGGAAATTATGAGTGAGTTGCGTGTGTTTTTAATTTTAAAATGTTCATGATTTGGTTGATAACACTCAAGTTCATTCCAGGCTAGTTGGGACTGAAGTCTAATATAGCTGTGAACAGTCAGACGTAAAACAACAAAGTGTTTCCTCTCCACCCCAGTTTGGCGAATGAAAACCTGAGCTTAGATGCATTCCTGGCCTGAAATCTGCTGTGCCTGGGCAGACACAGTTCTGAATGTGAAGCACTTCTTCTCCATACACCTTCCTGCTTTATGCACATGGCCCTGCAGTTGTTTTAACTAATTGTATGAACTATATTATTATAGGTCTACatgccaggtgtgcataatgtcATTGTTATGGGGAAGTTATTCAGAGACAGGCATTGAGAGACATCAGCGACAGTGTGTTCTGTACGAAGTCTCTGGTTCATTAACACACAGGACTTAGGCACAGTCCCTACATTTACAACTAATATGTATTCTAGGGGACATTCTGTTATACAGACCATTGTGAAATGAGAAGTCACATTGGCAATAATGGTGTAATAACTGACCTATAGATGAGTCCGTTTCTCTCTTCTGGTGTGaagcgagagtgtgtgtgtgagagagatttaGCCGGGCGCTCCAGTGAGGGGCCCACGTGCTCTGTGTGTGGTCCTGGCCTGCCTCATTCTCAGACAGCCATGTTGCTGTGAGTTTTAAGGAGACCCAGTGcttccctcagagag
This genomic window contains:
- the LOC121550136 gene encoding tetraspanin-33-like isoform X2, with product MGKRAALSIYDEEFSFVSPVVKYLLFIFNLIFWMISLVMMSIGVYARMMKHAEAAMACLAVDPAILLLIVGVLMFFITFCGCVGSLRENICLLQTFCIFLTMIFLLQLAAGILGFVFSDKARNKVSEIINNAIVHYRDDIDLQNLIDFGQKEFSCCGGVTYTDWSQNMYFNCTTDNPSRERCSVPFSCCLLSKDELVINTMCGQGMQELSFLRAGAFIHTNGCIDKLVNWIHSNLFMLGGIALGLAIPQILINQIKDQIELQNYNLQHRTDPWQ
- the LOC121550136 gene encoding tetraspanin-33-like isoform X1 codes for the protein MGKRAALSIYDEEFSFVSPVVKYLLFIFNLIFWMISLVMMSIGVYARMMKHAEAAMACLAVDPAILLLIVGVLMFFITFCGCVGSLRENICLLQTFCIFLTMIFLLQLAAGILGFVFSDKARNKVSEIINNAIVHYRDDIDLQNLIDFGQKEFSCCGGVTYTDWSQNMYFNCTTDNPSRERCSVPFSCCLLSKDELVINTMCGQGMQELSFLRAGAFIHTNGCIDKLVNWIHSNLFMLGGIALGLAIPQLVGILLSQILINQIKDQIELQNYNLQHRTDPWQ